The following are from one region of the Pseudomonadota bacterium genome:
- the rarD gene encoding EamA family transporter RarD: MNATPRAAQQPQANDGLTAAVAAYLLWGFMPLYFKWVVTVPALEMLAHRVVWAVPFGLAIVIVRRQLGELVGILRKPSTLAWLCLSATVIALNWITYILAVQREQVFQASLGYYINPLMYVLVGVMFFGERLGRPQWLAVLLAAAGVTVLTVSGGQVPWLALGLAVSFTVYGVVRKQVAVGAMPGLLIETLLLAPLAVGYLYWLVSSEQLVFLNTATNQNIGLMLGGPLTVLPLLFFAVAARRLTLSAIAFLQFMAPTIQFLLGVYFGEPITPATAICFALIWCGVALFAWDALGRWRSARQVPQNVR; encoded by the coding sequence TTGAACGCAACACCTCGCGCAGCTCAGCAGCCTCAGGCCAATGACGGCCTGACGGCGGCGGTGGCAGCCTATCTGCTCTGGGGTTTTATGCCGCTCTATTTCAAGTGGGTGGTCACTGTGCCCGCACTGGAGATGCTGGCCCATCGCGTGGTCTGGGCTGTGCCTTTCGGGCTGGCGATAGTGATCGTTCGACGGCAGCTTGGTGAGCTTGTTGGGATCCTGCGCAAGCCGTCGACGCTCGCATGGCTTTGCCTATCGGCCACGGTGATTGCGCTGAACTGGATCACCTACATTCTGGCCGTGCAGCGCGAACAGGTGTTCCAGGCATCCCTCGGCTACTACATCAATCCGCTGATGTATGTCCTGGTTGGCGTGATGTTTTTCGGCGAGCGGCTGGGTCGTCCGCAGTGGCTGGCCGTACTGCTGGCGGCGGCCGGTGTCACGGTGCTGACAGTTAGCGGCGGTCAGGTTCCGTGGCTCGCCCTCGGGCTGGCCGTGTCTTTCACCGTCTACGGTGTCGTCCGAAAACAGGTTGCTGTCGGCGCCATGCCGGGGTTGTTGATCGAGACGCTGCTGCTGGCGCCGCTGGCCGTCGGTTACCTTTATTGGCTCGTCAGCAGCGAACAGCTGGTGTTTCTCAACACCGCCACCAACCAGAACATCGGCCTGATGCTCGGTGGGCCGCTGACCGTCCTGCCGCTGCTGTTTTTTGCGGTCGCGGCCCGGCGGCTGACGCTTTCCGCTATTGCGTTCCTGCAGTTCATGGCGCCGACGATTCAGTTTCTGCTGGGCGTCTATTTCGGCGAGCCCATCACGCCGGCGACGGCGATTTGTTTTGCGCTGATCTGGTGTGGCGTTGCGCTGTTTGCCTGGGACGCACTCGGACGCTGGCGCAGTGCCCGTCAGGTGCCGCAGAACGTTCGATAG